From the Paenibacillus sp. FSL H8-0548 genome, one window contains:
- a CDS encoding iron ABC transporter permease, which yields MKNKPEQKRRGAINFTMYMVVGLGLTVLMSAASISFGAADMRLATAWEAIFRFDPTLTEHQIIQTLRLPRTVADLIVGCSLAVCGAIMQGTTRNPLADSGLMGISSGAAFAIALCLAFLPGYSYGLMMLFACLGAALATGMTYFFASLGKRGMTPQRLVLAGLSISMLFGALSQYLAINYNLGRALAFWTAGSTAGTKWGELLIISPLFVGGVLLALALSPSVTLLSLGDDVANGLGIRSGLVKGLSTIIVLVLTGLSVVIVGPVGFVGLITPHIVRYMVGVDYRYIIPAAALYGALLTVSADLVGRLINKPFETPIGIIFSIIGVPYFLFLARRQRREFE from the coding sequence ATGAAAAACAAGCCTGAACAAAAACGCCGTGGGGCGATAAACTTCACCATGTACATGGTGGTAGGGCTTGGATTAACGGTTCTCATGTCGGCGGCATCGATTAGCTTCGGTGCCGCCGACATGAGGTTAGCGACTGCATGGGAGGCTATTTTCCGATTTGATCCAACTCTCACTGAGCATCAAATTATTCAAACCCTACGTCTTCCTCGTACCGTAGCCGATCTGATCGTCGGTTGCAGCCTTGCAGTATGCGGGGCTATCATGCAGGGGACGACGCGTAATCCGCTGGCCGACTCCGGGCTGATGGGAATCAGCTCTGGGGCAGCATTCGCGATTGCACTTTGCCTGGCCTTTCTGCCGGGTTATTCGTATGGGCTGATGATGCTGTTTGCTTGTCTGGGTGCAGCGCTTGCGACCGGGATGACCTACTTTTTCGCGTCACTAGGCAAGCGCGGGATGACGCCTCAGCGGCTGGTGCTGGCAGGACTGTCCATCTCCATGCTGTTTGGCGCACTCAGTCAGTATTTAGCGATTAATTATAACCTTGGTCGAGCATTAGCATTCTGGACGGCAGGCAGTACAGCGGGGACTAAGTGGGGGGAATTGCTTATTATCTCACCGTTATTTGTTGGTGGCGTACTGCTGGCGCTGGCGCTGTCTCCTTCCGTTACACTGCTCAGTTTGGGGGATGATGTGGCAAATGGACTCGGTATTCGCAGCGGACTGGTCAAGGGGCTATCGACGATTATCGTGCTCGTGCTGACTGGACTTTCTGTTGTCATAGTTGGCCCGGTCGGTTTTGTTGGTTTGATTACCCCACATATTGTGCGATACATGGTTGGTGTCGACTATCGGTATATTATTCCGGCTGCTGCGCTATATGGTGCGCTGCTGACTGTATCGGCTGATCTGGTTGGCCGATTGATCAATAAGCCGTTCGAAACACCGATTGGCATTATATTTTCTATCATTGGTGTGCCGTACTTTCTCTTCCTGGCTCGCAGGCAAAGGAGGGAATTTGAATGA
- a CDS encoding AraC family transcriptional regulator, which produces MQEEAEASQVFTPEMIDTMARIWTRSIITLIDVRFQNVASQYPLDQYKMPSSMFIYACGGEAQIQLNGTTFRMERFGLVHGGKGSLLSISPKGEIVKIFMVFYKAESPLFFKKFLQQLLEQVNPFVQQFGYTPSNPILLLDWFQQMMNGWNRGKAMDQLQAKSFLYQLLHEVYRDFEGGKIRYLQPDPACSAKIYLDKHYREPIMFQEIADMFGISGGQLTRLFKKKEGMSLQEYLIQRRIEAACHDLKHTAATIKEIATGSGFADEKNLFRMFKKYYKMTPSDYRKISALSMQVDGIDNDYHFPYNEKELVSLVKSYRDGELTMFGQVKSKEMVLAVAMSMMLLLSACTSGTPANNGGTVNPVPTQTQQTTQPEVSEAVSQTRTISTVKGDVEVPNNPQRVVVDYLVGDVVALGVTPLGVARAARGETEPVFANQIKDAINIKAEPEDVMTLEPDLIILAWGDENYEDLSKIAPTIYVPYGDMTTEERIHFIGDVLNKQEEAKAVLNAYAEKIDEAKLALQNAGLSDVTITMGEFGDGSNYIAGDKHAVGELVYNELQMKVPSKIQTDIIDADKYWGDISMEVLAAYIGDYLISIGDTEIPADNAVWKSLPAVEHNRIVAVGSSLSWSTDIMTSSALIDHIVNQLLKLAK; this is translated from the coding sequence ATGCAAGAGGAAGCAGAAGCAAGCCAGGTATTTACTCCGGAGATGATCGATACGATGGCCCGCATTTGGACACGTTCGATTATTACATTAATAGATGTACGCTTTCAGAATGTAGCGTCCCAATACCCGTTGGACCAGTATAAAATGCCTAGTAGCATGTTTATCTATGCATGCGGAGGAGAAGCACAAATTCAATTGAATGGAACCACATTTAGAATGGAACGCTTCGGTTTGGTTCACGGCGGGAAGGGGAGCCTGCTCAGTATTTCGCCTAAAGGGGAGATTGTGAAGATCTTTATGGTGTTTTATAAAGCAGAATCACCTCTTTTTTTCAAGAAGTTCCTGCAGCAATTACTGGAGCAAGTGAATCCATTTGTTCAACAGTTTGGTTATACGCCAAGTAATCCCATCTTGCTACTCGATTGGTTTCAACAGATGATGAATGGCTGGAACCGCGGCAAGGCGATGGATCAGCTACAAGCCAAAAGTTTTTTATATCAATTGCTTCATGAGGTGTACAGAGATTTTGAGGGTGGTAAGATTCGGTATCTCCAGCCAGATCCAGCATGTTCTGCGAAGATATATCTTGATAAACATTACAGGGAGCCGATTATGTTTCAAGAAATTGCCGATATGTTTGGGATCAGTGGTGGGCAATTGACACGGCTGTTCAAAAAGAAGGAAGGGATGAGCTTACAGGAGTATCTCATTCAGAGAAGGATTGAAGCTGCCTGTCATGACTTGAAGCATACAGCAGCAACCATTAAAGAGATCGCAACAGGATCTGGTTTTGCAGATGAGAAAAACCTGTTTAGGATGTTTAAGAAGTATTACAAGATGACGCCAAGTGATTATCGGAAAATAAGCGCACTATCCATGCAGGTTGATGGTATTGATAATGATTATCATTTTCCCTACAATGAGAAGGAACTAGTGAGTCTAGTCAAGTCTTATAGAGATGGGGAATTAACTATGTTTGGACAAGTAAAAAGTAAAGAAATGGTCTTGGCGGTGGCGATGAGTATGATGCTGTTGCTGTCGGCATGTACGTCGGGGACGCCAGCGAATAACGGTGGAACGGTGAATCCAGTGCCTACGCAGACACAACAGACGACACAACCGGAAGTATCGGAAGCCGTCTCGCAGACCAGAACGATATCCACAGTAAAGGGTGATGTTGAGGTGCCTAACAACCCTCAACGTGTTGTGGTCGATTATTTGGTTGGTGATGTGGTGGCCCTAGGTGTAACTCCTCTAGGTGTGGCAAGAGCGGCAAGGGGCGAGACGGAGCCTGTATTTGCTAACCAGATTAAAGACGCCATTAATATAAAAGCGGAGCCGGAAGATGTCATGACTCTTGAGCCTGATCTGATTATTTTAGCATGGGGCGATGAAAATTATGAGGACTTATCCAAAATTGCCCCGACAATTTATGTCCCTTATGGTGATATGACTACAGAAGAGCGGATACATTTTATTGGCGATGTTTTGAACAAGCAGGAAGAGGCTAAGGCTGTTTTGAATGCTTATGCCGAAAAAATCGATGAAGCGAAGCTAGCTCTTCAGAATGCAGGTCTTTCAGACGTGACGATTACGATGGGAGAATTTGGTGATGGAAGTAACTACATTGCTGGAGACAAGCATGCGGTTGGCGAGCTTGTTTATAATGAGCTTCAAATGAAGGTACCGTCAAAAATTCAAACTGACATTATTGACGCAGATAAATATTGGGGAGATATCTCTATGGAGGTCTTGGCCGCTTACATTGGGGATTATCTGATATCCATAGGAGATACGGAAATTCCTGCTGATAATGCGGTTTGGAAATCACTGCCTGCTGTGGAGCATAATCGGATCGTAGCGGTGGGTTCCTCGCTATCATGGTCCACGGATATAATGACTTCCAGTGCATTGATTGATCATATTGTAAATCAATTGCTGAAATTAGCTAAATAA